The Oncorhynchus masou masou isolate Uvic2021 chromosome 31, UVic_Omas_1.1, whole genome shotgun sequence genome includes a region encoding these proteins:
- the atpaf2 gene encoding ATP synthase mitochondrial F1 complex assembly factor 2 codes for MLRNLVRFHNCLGHAFSPPTVCPRGQMFELLSVNSKSYSIITERKKFYEDVSISHGEGGMFEINLDRRKLKTPGGKLFTAPNEALAIAVANEWDTQKDMLKFYSMHMTTLCNTALDNPTFRSKDQMITAALKYLETDTICYRVEEPPSLVELQNNEWDPVLNWIEDRYNVVIGSSTSILGPEIPQATMDTFRQHLGSYNFWSLTGLEYVITQLKSVVLAFALIDKHITVEQAVLLSRLEEEFQIGHWGNVEWAHDVDLYELRSRTAAGALFVHFSSESSTVKRKLMQD; via the exons ATGCTGAGGAATCTTGTGAGATTTCACAATTGTCTGGGGCATGCTTTCTCTCCCCCCACTGTCTGCCCAAGAGGTCAAATGTTTGAGCTGCTCTCTGTGAACTCAAAATCCTACTCCATTATCACAG aaagaaagaaattctaTGAGGATGTTAGCATATCCCATGGAGAGG GTGGCATGTTTGAGATCAACCTGGACCGGCGGAAACTGAAAACACCAGGAGGAAAGCTGTTCACAGCCCCCAACGAAGCCTTAGCCATTGCCGTGGCGAATGAATGGGATACTCAGAAAGACATGCTCAAGTTCTACAGCATGCATATG accactCTCTGCAACACAGCCCTAGATAACCCTACGTTCCGCAGCAAGGACCAAATGATCACCGCTGCCCTCAAGTATCTGGAGACTGACACTATCTG TTACAGAGTTGAGGAGCCTCCATCACTAGTTGAGCTTCAGAATAATGAATGGGACCCTGTGTTGAACTGGATTGAAGACCG GTACAACGTAGTCATTGGCTCCTCCACCAGTATACTGGGGCCAGAGATCCCACAGGCGACGATGGATACTTTCCGCCAGCACCTGGGTTCCTATAACTTCTGGTCCCTGACAG GTCTGGAGTATGTGATCACCCAGCTGAAGTCAGTGGTGCTTGCCTTTGCTTTAATAGACAAACACATAACAGTGGAGCAGGCTGTGCTGCTGTCACGACTAGAGGAGGAGTTCCAG ATCGGGCATTGGGGAAATGTAGAGTGGGCTCATGATGTTGACCTGTATGAGCTGAGGTCACGTACAGCCGCAGGGGCACTGTTTGTACATTTCTCTTCTGAAAGTTCAACGGTCAAACGCAAACTCATGCAAGACTAA
- the LOC135523665 gene encoding glucose-induced degradation protein 4 homolog — translation MPVPAGYISNTPMAFKSSASLIPPPLINTHQPGVIASLLYSGSKFRGHQKSKGNSYDVEVVLQHVTMEDSYLCGYLKIKGLTEEYPTLTTFFAGEIISRKRPFLTRKWDADEDVDRKHWGKFQAFYQYAKTFNSDEFDYEELKKSDYIFMRWKEQFLVPDHTIKDISGASFAGFYYICFQKSTATIEGYYYHRSSEWYQSLNLTHVLEHSAAIYEFR, via the exons ATGCCTGTCCCCGCTGGATACATCAGTAACACCCCCATGGCCTTCAAGTCCTCGGCCTCGCTTATCCCACCTCCCTTGATCAACACCCACCAACCCGGTGTTATCGCCTCGCTTCTCTACAGCGGCTCCAAGTTCCGAGGACATCAGAAGAGCAAAGGCAACTCCTACGATGTCGAGGTTGTTTTGCAG CATGTGACCATGGAAGACTCATACTTGTGTGGGTACCTGAAGATCAAAGGGTTGACAGAG GAATACCCCACTCTGACTACGTTCTTTGCAGGGGAGATCATCAGTAGGAAGCGTCCGTTTCTAACCAGGAAGTGGGatgcagatgaggatgtggatCGCAAGCACTGG GGCAAATTCCAGGCCTTCTACCAGTATGCAAAGACGTTCAACTCGGATGAGTTTGACTATGAAGAGCTGAAGAAGTCTGACTACATCTTCATGAGGTGGAAG GAGCAGTTCCTGGTCCCTGATCACACCATTAAAGACATCAGTGGTGCTTCTTTCGCTGGTTTCTACTACATCTGCTTCCAAAAGTCCACAGCCACCATAGAGGGATACTACTATCATAGGAGCTCAGAATG gtACCAGTCGCTGAATCTCACCCATGTTCTGGAACACAGTGCAGCCATCTATGAGTTCCGGTGA
- the noxo1b gene encoding NADPH oxidase organizer 1b — MGDQMRYAISVRIIGVMHKEASKIKMFMTSVLWSDESEVIVYRSLLDFKEFHRQLKKRFPLENPFRKRDRVIPKFRAIAIRRKIQKKDPSWSMRRMNLLENYCSELLRCDPVVSCSSEVTQFFMPKDHDLQADFTKNSVMILPSGDGLEDMSGQRLSLGNVTHPFVSQSYCCVGPYNTKDTKNRPFKVALDERLDVLIKDPAGWWLVENEDKQLAWFPAPYLEMCEAEKDGDELDGIPLGGTLYCAVRSYSTKKHDEVPVPIGSVVEVLRKSDDGWWLIRYKGRTGYSPSMYLQPYNNPRAGLHNLQRKLHSSSLNLATHMDSSTLNLASSRDSQYGNCYPPTLYEETGLQQHTSTQTRDDPYRASCLQKTRSLELLSETRPDMAVHPSQREREDLELNPDSAIRKSSISWTKSSYSDISSSGRNVRTSSSSCSEEEPQSPPNSPRSSPQLRENNNGCSIPEKSLSSSPISRSETGSCKMPTTAPRVPPRPRAQEILTRCTTMTRKAALASRGRLFSLQDPVQTH, encoded by the exons atgggagaccagatgcgctaTGCCATCAGTGTCCGGATTATTGGAGTGATGCATAAAGAGGCATCTAAAATCAAG ATGTTTATGACCTctgttctgtggtctgatgagagtGAAGTCATTGTCTACAGATCATTATTGGATTTTAAGGAGTTTCAC AGGCAATTGAAGAAGAGGTTTCCCCTTGAGAATCCTTTCcgcaagagagacagagtgattcCCAAATTCAGAG CCATAGCTATAAGGAGAAAGATCCAGAAGAAGGATCCTAGTTGGTCAATGCGTCGGATGAATTTACTGGAAAACTACTGTAGCGAGCTGCTCAGGTGTGACCCCGTGGTGAGCTGCAGTTCAGAGGTCACCCAGTTCTTCATGCCCAAAGACCACGACCTGCAGGCAGACTTCACCAAAAACAG TGTCATGATCCTACCATCGGGGGATGGGCTGGAGGACATGAGCGGGCAGCGTCTGAGCCTGGGCAACGTGACACACCCTTTTGTGAGCCAGTCTTACTGCTGTGTGGGGCCCTACAACACCAAGGACACTAAGAACAGGCCCTTTAAAGTGGCCTTGGATGAGAGGCTGGATGTGCTCATCAAAGACCCAGCAG gctggtggctggtggagAACGAGGACAAACAGTTGGCCTGGTTCCCTGCTCCTTACTTAGAGATGTGTGAGGCAGAGAAGGATGGAGATGAATTGGATGGAATTCCCTTGGGGG GAACTCTCTACTGCGCTGTGAGGAGTTACTCCACTAAGAAGCATGACGAGGTGCCTGTTCCTATTGGCTCTGTGGTCGAGGTGCTGAGGAAATCCGACGACGGATGGTGGCTCATCAG GTATAAAGGCAGAACGGGCTACTCTCCCTCCATGTACCTGCAGCCTTACAACAACCCACGTGCTGGCCTCCACAACCTGCAGAGAAAGCTGCACAGCTCCTCTCTCAATCTGGCAACCCACATGGACAGCTCTACTCTCAACTTGGCATCCAGCAGAGACAGCCAATATGGCAACTGTTACCCACCCACACTGTATGAGGAGACAGGGCTGCAGCAGCACACATCAACCCAGACCAGGGATGATCCGTACCGGGCCTCCTGTCTCCAGAAGACCCGCTCTCTGGAGCTCCTGTCTGAGACCCGTCCCGACATGGCCGTCCATCCatcccaaagagagagagaagaccttgAGTTAAATCCGGATTCAGCAATCCGCAAGAGCAGCATCAGCTGGACCAAGTCCTCCTACTCTGACATCAGCTCGTCAGGCCGGAATGTCAGGACGTCTTCTTCCAGCTGCAGTGAGGAGGAGCCCCAGAGCCCCCCAAACAGCCCCAGGTCTTCACCCCAGCTTAGGGAGAACAACAATGGCTGCAGCATCCCAGAAAAGAGTCTGTCATCCAGCCCTATCTCCAGGTCTGAGACTGGGTCCTGTAAGATGCCCACCACTGCACCCAGGGTTCCCCCTCGACCCAGAGCCCAGGAGATCCTGACCCGGTGTACCACCATGACCCGCAAGGCTGCCTTGGCCTCCAGAGGGAGGCTGTTCTCCTTGCAGGACCCCGTCCAGACCCACTAG